In a genomic window of Chloroflexaceae bacterium:
- the msrA gene encoding peptide-methionine (S)-S-oxide reductase MsrA has protein sequence MSDPSTTQGIATLGGGCFWCLEAVYDQLQGVTDVVSGYSGGHVPNPTYEQVCGGKTGHAEVVQVRFDPRLISYREILDVFFSIHDPTTLNRQGNDVGPQYRSVIFYHSPEQERIARQVIAELNAAKVWPRPIVTEVAPFSAFYPAEDYHQEYFVNNPGQPYCQFVVAPKVAKFRQQFAARLKG, from the coding sequence ATGAGCGATCCATCAACGACGCAGGGCATCGCCACCCTCGGCGGAGGGTGCTTCTGGTGCCTGGAGGCGGTGTACGACCAGTTGCAGGGCGTCACCGATGTGGTTTCAGGCTATTCCGGGGGACACGTGCCCAACCCGACCTACGAGCAGGTCTGCGGGGGCAAAACCGGTCACGCCGAAGTCGTGCAGGTGCGCTTCGATCCGCGCCTGATCAGCTACCGTGAGATCCTGGACGTGTTCTTCAGCATTCATGACCCGACCACCTTGAACCGCCAGGGCAACGACGTGGGGCCGCAGTACCGCTCGGTGATCTTCTACCACTCGCCGGAGCAGGAGCGGATCGCTCGCCAGGTGATCGCCGAGTTGAACGCCGCGAAGGTCTGGCCGCGCCCGATCGTGACCGAAGTAGCGCCCTTCAGCGCATTCTACCCGGCGGAGGATTACCACCAGGAGTACTTCGTCAATAACCCCGGGCAGCCCTATTGCCAGTTCGTCGTAGCGCCGAAAGTGGCCAAGTTTCGCCAGCAGTTCGCCGCCCGCCTCAAGGGGTGA